The following are encoded in a window of Etheostoma cragini isolate CJK2018 chromosome 7, CSU_Ecrag_1.0, whole genome shotgun sequence genomic DNA:
- the znf512b gene encoding zinc finger protein 512B isoform X2 has protein sequence MESPSGPRLGKLSSSGLPRGRTPKHGHPQEPVRTTPGPGNNNKHSPVCDEPAEVKRKGRPKAEVQELRSIPAHMIVQWKEEFKRRSRVKCPCSGCWLEFPSIYGVKYHYQRCQGATVAEKLSHGCPYCEAVFATKVRLQKHKLWNHPDRVSLEPKDEQPKLQKTTVQSNTKKRPMENSPPSAMFFKVKKTQEVSMPSQNGELAHGKSERKQHSHTQPSQQIHQSQPVQLQSQESHSTSSDAEGSESEWDSLPPSFPDEDPERMRHRRKQKTPKKFTGEQPSISGTFGLKGMTKVEEKLKAGRAKRSEGTGFSEEPQRRPISSQSSKKDPATSSSGADTQWQRAIHERGEVVCPTCSIVTRKTIHGLKKHMEICQKLQDALKCQRCHKQFRSKAGLNYHTMAEHTTKPLGSEGQTGDKHKERERLRRVLKQMGRIKCPSEGCSAHFSSLMGYQYHQKRCGREFSDDEKPVFLCQHCGKTYHSKAGRDYHVRTEHSSTVTTTMTATTTTNNNNKEIITDTNNNTGKDRVVSEESPSLRIKEQSQLEKKDWQEKAPSGQPKEKEIEVRDKDREKEKERERVNEKAAQTVSQGDDFERTPSGRVRRRSAQVAVFHLQEIAEDELAKDWGTKRRIKDDLVPDSKRLNYTRPGLPNFSQELLETWKNQVKEKGFICCTNENCEAVYSSVSGLKAHLANCSQGDGELGKYTCLICQKEFSSESGVKYHISKTHSQNWFRAAANEVVSNTKSKAPENNGIKAEVRNGATTGKKRGRKPKERPPVVAPHQTQTEAPTTTQNSTPGGTPS, from the exons GTCCGGTGTGTGATGAGCCAGCAGAGGTGAAGAGGAAAGGTCGCCCTAAAGCAGAAGTGCAAGAACTGAGAAGCATCCCT GCCCATATGATAGTACAATGGAAGGAAGAGTTTAAGCGCCGCTCCAGGGTTAAGTGTCCGTGTTCGGGCTGCTGGTTAGAGTTTCCCAGCATCTATGGCGTCAAGTACCACTATCAACGCTGCCAGGGG GCCACCGTAGCTGAGAAGCTGAGTCATGGCTGTCCCTACTGTGAGGCAGTGTTTGCCACAAAGGTGCGCCTGCAAAAGCACAAGTTGTGGAACCACCCAGACAGGGTTAGTTTGGAGCCCAAGGACGAGCAGCCCAAGCTACAAAAGACCACTGTCCAGTCCAACACCAAGAAAAG GCCCATGGAGAACAGTCCCCCCTCTGCGATGTTCTTCAAAGTGAAAAAGACCCAGGAGGTGTCCATGCCCTCTCAGAACGGGGAGCTGGCCCACGGGAAGAGTGAGAGGAAACAGCACAGCCACACCCAGCCTTCACAGCAGATTCACCAGTCCCAGCCAGTCCAGCTTCAGTCCCAGGAGTCCCACAGCACATCGTCTGATGCGGAGGGCAGTGAAAGTGAATGGGACAGCCTTCCCCCTTCTTTCCCCGACGAAGACCCAGAGCGAATGAGGCACA GACGTAAACAGAAAACACCCAAGAAATTTACTGGAGAGCAGCCTTCAATATCTGGAACATTTGGATTGAAGG GTATGACTAAGGTGGAGGAGAAGCTGAAGGCGGGCCGTGCGAAGAGATCAGAGGGGACTGGGTTCAGTGAGGAGCCCCAGAGAAGACCGATTTCAAGTCAGTCCTCCAAGAAAGATCCAGCTACAAGCAGCTCTG GTGCTGACACCCAATGGCAGCGAGCAATCCACGAGCGAGGTGAAGTAGTGTGTCCCACCTGCTCCATTGTCACCAGGAAAACAATCCACGGCCTCAAGAAACACATGGAGATTTGCCAGAAG CTCCAGGATGCCCTGAAGTGCCAGCGGTGCCATAAACAGTTCCGGTCCAAGGCTGGCCTCAACTACCACACCATGGCTGAACACACTACCAAG CCCTTGGGGAGCGAAGGCCAGACGGGCGACAAGcacaaggagagagaaaggctGCGCCGAGTGCTCAAACAGATGGGACGAATCAAGTGTCCTAGTGAG ggCTGTTCAGCCCACTTTTCCAGCCTGATGGGCTACCAGTACCACCAGAAGCGTTGTGGAAGAGAGTTCTCTGACGATGAGAAGCCTGTGTTCCTGTGCCAGCACTGTGGAAAAACCTACCACTCCAAAGCTGGCAGAGACTACCATGTGCGTACCGAACACTCCTCAACTGTCACCACCACCATGacagccaccaccaccaccaacaacaacaacaaggaaatTATCACtgacaccaacaacaacactggcAAAGACAGG GTGGTCTCTGAGGAGTCTCCATCATTACGCATAAAGGAGCAAAGCCAGCTTGAGAAGAAGGATTGGCAGGAGAAAGCACCATCCGGCCAGCCTAAGGAGAAGGAAATAGAAGTGAGGGACAAGGAcagggaaaaggaaaaggagagggagCGAGTCAATGAAAAAGCAGCACAAACTGTGAGCCAGGGGGATGACTTTGAACGGACCCCAAGTGGCAGAGTGAGGCGCCGGTCAGCTCAGGTGGCAGTGTTCCACCTGCAGGAGATAGCAGAGGACGAGCTGGCCAAAGACTGGGGCACCAAGCGCCGCATCAAGGATGACCTGGTGCCTGATAGCAAGAGG TTAAACTACACCCGTCCTGGCCTCCCTAACTTCAGCCAAGAGCTATTAGAGACGTGGAAGAACCAAGTCAAGGAGAAGGGCTTCATCTGCTGCACCAATGAA aACTGTGAAGCTGTCTATTCCAGTGTATCAGGACTAAAAGCCCACCTTGCCAACTGCAGCCAG GGTGACGGAGAACTGGGAAAGTACACTTGTCTGATTTGTCAGAAGGAGTTTAGCTCAGAGAGCGGCGTGAAGTACCACATCAGCAAGACCCACTCACAG AACTGGTTTCGTGCAGCAGCCAATGAAGTGGTCTCCAATACCAAGAGTAAAGCGCCGGAGAACAATGGGATCAAAGCTGAGGTGAGGAACGGGGCCACCACTGGTAAGAAGAGGGGCCGCAAGCCCAAAGAGCGCCCCCCTGTGGTTGCGCCTCACCAAACACAAACTGAAGCACCAACCACTACTCAAAACTCAACACCTGGCGGGACCCCTTCATAG
- the znf512b gene encoding zinc finger protein 512B isoform X1 — translation MESPSGPRLGKLSSSGLPRGRTPKHGHPQEPVRTTPGPGNNNKHSPVCDEPAEVKRKGRPKAEVQELRSIPAHMIVQWKEEFKRRSRVKCPCSGCWLEFPSIYGVKYHYQRCQGATVAEKLSHGCPYCEAVFATKVRLQKHKLWNHPDRVSLEPKDEQPKLQKTTVQSNTKKRPMENSPPSAMFFKVKKTQEVSMPSQNGELAHGKSERKQHSHTQPSQQIHQSQPVQLQSQESHSTSSDAEGSESEWDSLPPSFPDEDPERMRHKPGRKQKTPKKFTGEQPSISGTFGLKGMTKVEEKLKAGRAKRSEGTGFSEEPQRRPISSQSSKKDPATSSSGADTQWQRAIHERGEVVCPTCSIVTRKTIHGLKKHMEICQKLQDALKCQRCHKQFRSKAGLNYHTMAEHTTKPLGSEGQTGDKHKERERLRRVLKQMGRIKCPSEGCSAHFSSLMGYQYHQKRCGREFSDDEKPVFLCQHCGKTYHSKAGRDYHVRTEHSSTVTTTMTATTTTNNNNKEIITDTNNNTGKDRVVSEESPSLRIKEQSQLEKKDWQEKAPSGQPKEKEIEVRDKDREKEKERERVNEKAAQTVSQGDDFERTPSGRVRRRSAQVAVFHLQEIAEDELAKDWGTKRRIKDDLVPDSKRLNYTRPGLPNFSQELLETWKNQVKEKGFICCTNENCEAVYSSVSGLKAHLANCSQGDGELGKYTCLICQKEFSSESGVKYHISKTHSQNWFRAAANEVVSNTKSKAPENNGIKAEVRNGATTGKKRGRKPKERPPVVAPHQTQTEAPTTTQNSTPGGTPS, via the exons GTCCGGTGTGTGATGAGCCAGCAGAGGTGAAGAGGAAAGGTCGCCCTAAAGCAGAAGTGCAAGAACTGAGAAGCATCCCT GCCCATATGATAGTACAATGGAAGGAAGAGTTTAAGCGCCGCTCCAGGGTTAAGTGTCCGTGTTCGGGCTGCTGGTTAGAGTTTCCCAGCATCTATGGCGTCAAGTACCACTATCAACGCTGCCAGGGG GCCACCGTAGCTGAGAAGCTGAGTCATGGCTGTCCCTACTGTGAGGCAGTGTTTGCCACAAAGGTGCGCCTGCAAAAGCACAAGTTGTGGAACCACCCAGACAGGGTTAGTTTGGAGCCCAAGGACGAGCAGCCCAAGCTACAAAAGACCACTGTCCAGTCCAACACCAAGAAAAG GCCCATGGAGAACAGTCCCCCCTCTGCGATGTTCTTCAAAGTGAAAAAGACCCAGGAGGTGTCCATGCCCTCTCAGAACGGGGAGCTGGCCCACGGGAAGAGTGAGAGGAAACAGCACAGCCACACCCAGCCTTCACAGCAGATTCACCAGTCCCAGCCAGTCCAGCTTCAGTCCCAGGAGTCCCACAGCACATCGTCTGATGCGGAGGGCAGTGAAAGTGAATGGGACAGCCTTCCCCCTTCTTTCCCCGACGAAGACCCAGAGCGAATGAGGCACA agCCAGGACGTAAACAGAAAACACCCAAGAAATTTACTGGAGAGCAGCCTTCAATATCTGGAACATTTGGATTGAAGG GTATGACTAAGGTGGAGGAGAAGCTGAAGGCGGGCCGTGCGAAGAGATCAGAGGGGACTGGGTTCAGTGAGGAGCCCCAGAGAAGACCGATTTCAAGTCAGTCCTCCAAGAAAGATCCAGCTACAAGCAGCTCTG GTGCTGACACCCAATGGCAGCGAGCAATCCACGAGCGAGGTGAAGTAGTGTGTCCCACCTGCTCCATTGTCACCAGGAAAACAATCCACGGCCTCAAGAAACACATGGAGATTTGCCAGAAG CTCCAGGATGCCCTGAAGTGCCAGCGGTGCCATAAACAGTTCCGGTCCAAGGCTGGCCTCAACTACCACACCATGGCTGAACACACTACCAAG CCCTTGGGGAGCGAAGGCCAGACGGGCGACAAGcacaaggagagagaaaggctGCGCCGAGTGCTCAAACAGATGGGACGAATCAAGTGTCCTAGTGAG ggCTGTTCAGCCCACTTTTCCAGCCTGATGGGCTACCAGTACCACCAGAAGCGTTGTGGAAGAGAGTTCTCTGACGATGAGAAGCCTGTGTTCCTGTGCCAGCACTGTGGAAAAACCTACCACTCCAAAGCTGGCAGAGACTACCATGTGCGTACCGAACACTCCTCAACTGTCACCACCACCATGacagccaccaccaccaccaacaacaacaacaaggaaatTATCACtgacaccaacaacaacactggcAAAGACAGG GTGGTCTCTGAGGAGTCTCCATCATTACGCATAAAGGAGCAAAGCCAGCTTGAGAAGAAGGATTGGCAGGAGAAAGCACCATCCGGCCAGCCTAAGGAGAAGGAAATAGAAGTGAGGGACAAGGAcagggaaaaggaaaaggagagggagCGAGTCAATGAAAAAGCAGCACAAACTGTGAGCCAGGGGGATGACTTTGAACGGACCCCAAGTGGCAGAGTGAGGCGCCGGTCAGCTCAGGTGGCAGTGTTCCACCTGCAGGAGATAGCAGAGGACGAGCTGGCCAAAGACTGGGGCACCAAGCGCCGCATCAAGGATGACCTGGTGCCTGATAGCAAGAGG TTAAACTACACCCGTCCTGGCCTCCCTAACTTCAGCCAAGAGCTATTAGAGACGTGGAAGAACCAAGTCAAGGAGAAGGGCTTCATCTGCTGCACCAATGAA aACTGTGAAGCTGTCTATTCCAGTGTATCAGGACTAAAAGCCCACCTTGCCAACTGCAGCCAG GGTGACGGAGAACTGGGAAAGTACACTTGTCTGATTTGTCAGAAGGAGTTTAGCTCAGAGAGCGGCGTGAAGTACCACATCAGCAAGACCCACTCACAG AACTGGTTTCGTGCAGCAGCCAATGAAGTGGTCTCCAATACCAAGAGTAAAGCGCCGGAGAACAATGGGATCAAAGCTGAGGTGAGGAACGGGGCCACCACTGGTAAGAAGAGGGGCCGCAAGCCCAAAGAGCGCCCCCCTGTGGTTGCGCCTCACCAAACACAAACTGAAGCACCAACCACTACTCAAAACTCAACACCTGGCGGGACCCCTTCATAG
- the znf512b gene encoding zinc finger protein 512B isoform X3: MGTSSKRGPVCDEPAEVKRKGRPKAEVQELRSIPAHMIVQWKEEFKRRSRVKCPCSGCWLEFPSIYGVKYHYQRCQGATVAEKLSHGCPYCEAVFATKVRLQKHKLWNHPDRVSLEPKDEQPKLQKTTVQSNTKKRPMENSPPSAMFFKVKKTQEVSMPSQNGELAHGKSERKQHSHTQPSQQIHQSQPVQLQSQESHSTSSDAEGSESEWDSLPPSFPDEDPERMRHKPGRKQKTPKKFTGEQPSISGTFGLKGMTKVEEKLKAGRAKRSEGTGFSEEPQRRPISSQSSKKDPATSSSGADTQWQRAIHERGEVVCPTCSIVTRKTIHGLKKHMEICQKLQDALKCQRCHKQFRSKAGLNYHTMAEHTTKPLGSEGQTGDKHKERERLRRVLKQMGRIKCPSEGCSAHFSSLMGYQYHQKRCGREFSDDEKPVFLCQHCGKTYHSKAGRDYHVRTEHSSTVTTTMTATTTTNNNNKEIITDTNNNTGKDRVVSEESPSLRIKEQSQLEKKDWQEKAPSGQPKEKEIEVRDKDREKEKERERVNEKAAQTVSQGDDFERTPSGRVRRRSAQVAVFHLQEIAEDELAKDWGTKRRIKDDLVPDSKRLNYTRPGLPNFSQELLETWKNQVKEKGFICCTNENCEAVYSSVSGLKAHLANCSQGDGELGKYTCLICQKEFSSESGVKYHISKTHSQNWFRAAANEVVSNTKSKAPENNGIKAEVRNGATTGKKRGRKPKERPPVVAPHQTQTEAPTTTQNSTPGGTPS; this comes from the exons ATGGGGACGTCTTCAAAGAGAG GTCCGGTGTGTGATGAGCCAGCAGAGGTGAAGAGGAAAGGTCGCCCTAAAGCAGAAGTGCAAGAACTGAGAAGCATCCCT GCCCATATGATAGTACAATGGAAGGAAGAGTTTAAGCGCCGCTCCAGGGTTAAGTGTCCGTGTTCGGGCTGCTGGTTAGAGTTTCCCAGCATCTATGGCGTCAAGTACCACTATCAACGCTGCCAGGGG GCCACCGTAGCTGAGAAGCTGAGTCATGGCTGTCCCTACTGTGAGGCAGTGTTTGCCACAAAGGTGCGCCTGCAAAAGCACAAGTTGTGGAACCACCCAGACAGGGTTAGTTTGGAGCCCAAGGACGAGCAGCCCAAGCTACAAAAGACCACTGTCCAGTCCAACACCAAGAAAAG GCCCATGGAGAACAGTCCCCCCTCTGCGATGTTCTTCAAAGTGAAAAAGACCCAGGAGGTGTCCATGCCCTCTCAGAACGGGGAGCTGGCCCACGGGAAGAGTGAGAGGAAACAGCACAGCCACACCCAGCCTTCACAGCAGATTCACCAGTCCCAGCCAGTCCAGCTTCAGTCCCAGGAGTCCCACAGCACATCGTCTGATGCGGAGGGCAGTGAAAGTGAATGGGACAGCCTTCCCCCTTCTTTCCCCGACGAAGACCCAGAGCGAATGAGGCACA agCCAGGACGTAAACAGAAAACACCCAAGAAATTTACTGGAGAGCAGCCTTCAATATCTGGAACATTTGGATTGAAGG GTATGACTAAGGTGGAGGAGAAGCTGAAGGCGGGCCGTGCGAAGAGATCAGAGGGGACTGGGTTCAGTGAGGAGCCCCAGAGAAGACCGATTTCAAGTCAGTCCTCCAAGAAAGATCCAGCTACAAGCAGCTCTG GTGCTGACACCCAATGGCAGCGAGCAATCCACGAGCGAGGTGAAGTAGTGTGTCCCACCTGCTCCATTGTCACCAGGAAAACAATCCACGGCCTCAAGAAACACATGGAGATTTGCCAGAAG CTCCAGGATGCCCTGAAGTGCCAGCGGTGCCATAAACAGTTCCGGTCCAAGGCTGGCCTCAACTACCACACCATGGCTGAACACACTACCAAG CCCTTGGGGAGCGAAGGCCAGACGGGCGACAAGcacaaggagagagaaaggctGCGCCGAGTGCTCAAACAGATGGGACGAATCAAGTGTCCTAGTGAG ggCTGTTCAGCCCACTTTTCCAGCCTGATGGGCTACCAGTACCACCAGAAGCGTTGTGGAAGAGAGTTCTCTGACGATGAGAAGCCTGTGTTCCTGTGCCAGCACTGTGGAAAAACCTACCACTCCAAAGCTGGCAGAGACTACCATGTGCGTACCGAACACTCCTCAACTGTCACCACCACCATGacagccaccaccaccaccaacaacaacaacaaggaaatTATCACtgacaccaacaacaacactggcAAAGACAGG GTGGTCTCTGAGGAGTCTCCATCATTACGCATAAAGGAGCAAAGCCAGCTTGAGAAGAAGGATTGGCAGGAGAAAGCACCATCCGGCCAGCCTAAGGAGAAGGAAATAGAAGTGAGGGACAAGGAcagggaaaaggaaaaggagagggagCGAGTCAATGAAAAAGCAGCACAAACTGTGAGCCAGGGGGATGACTTTGAACGGACCCCAAGTGGCAGAGTGAGGCGCCGGTCAGCTCAGGTGGCAGTGTTCCACCTGCAGGAGATAGCAGAGGACGAGCTGGCCAAAGACTGGGGCACCAAGCGCCGCATCAAGGATGACCTGGTGCCTGATAGCAAGAGG TTAAACTACACCCGTCCTGGCCTCCCTAACTTCAGCCAAGAGCTATTAGAGACGTGGAAGAACCAAGTCAAGGAGAAGGGCTTCATCTGCTGCACCAATGAA aACTGTGAAGCTGTCTATTCCAGTGTATCAGGACTAAAAGCCCACCTTGCCAACTGCAGCCAG GGTGACGGAGAACTGGGAAAGTACACTTGTCTGATTTGTCAGAAGGAGTTTAGCTCAGAGAGCGGCGTGAAGTACCACATCAGCAAGACCCACTCACAG AACTGGTTTCGTGCAGCAGCCAATGAAGTGGTCTCCAATACCAAGAGTAAAGCGCCGGAGAACAATGGGATCAAAGCTGAGGTGAGGAACGGGGCCACCACTGGTAAGAAGAGGGGCCGCAAGCCCAAAGAGCGCCCCCCTGTGGTTGCGCCTCACCAAACACAAACTGAAGCACCAACCACTACTCAAAACTCAACACCTGGCGGGACCCCTTCATAG
- the znf512b gene encoding zinc finger protein 512B isoform X5, whose product MGTSSKRGPVCDEPAEVKRKGRPKAEVQELRSIPATVAEKLSHGCPYCEAVFATKVRLQKHKLWNHPDRVSLEPKDEQPKLQKTTVQSNTKKRPMENSPPSAMFFKVKKTQEVSMPSQNGELAHGKSERKQHSHTQPSQQIHQSQPVQLQSQESHSTSSDAEGSESEWDSLPPSFPDEDPERMRHKPGRKQKTPKKFTGEQPSISGTFGLKGMTKVEEKLKAGRAKRSEGTGFSEEPQRRPISSQSSKKDPATSSSGADTQWQRAIHERGEVVCPTCSIVTRKTIHGLKKHMEICQKLQDALKCQRCHKQFRSKAGLNYHTMAEHTTKPLGSEGQTGDKHKERERLRRVLKQMGRIKCPSEGCSAHFSSLMGYQYHQKRCGREFSDDEKPVFLCQHCGKTYHSKAGRDYHVRTEHSSTVTTTMTATTTTNNNNKEIITDTNNNTGKDRVVSEESPSLRIKEQSQLEKKDWQEKAPSGQPKEKEIEVRDKDREKEKERERVNEKAAQTVSQGDDFERTPSGRVRRRSAQVAVFHLQEIAEDELAKDWGTKRRIKDDLVPDSKRLNYTRPGLPNFSQELLETWKNQVKEKGFICCTNENCEAVYSSVSGLKAHLANCSQGDGELGKYTCLICQKEFSSESGVKYHISKTHSQNWFRAAANEVVSNTKSKAPENNGIKAEVRNGATTGKKRGRKPKERPPVVAPHQTQTEAPTTTQNSTPGGTPS is encoded by the exons ATGGGGACGTCTTCAAAGAGAG GTCCGGTGTGTGATGAGCCAGCAGAGGTGAAGAGGAAAGGTCGCCCTAAAGCAGAAGTGCAAGAACTGAGAAGCATCCCT GCCACCGTAGCTGAGAAGCTGAGTCATGGCTGTCCCTACTGTGAGGCAGTGTTTGCCACAAAGGTGCGCCTGCAAAAGCACAAGTTGTGGAACCACCCAGACAGGGTTAGTTTGGAGCCCAAGGACGAGCAGCCCAAGCTACAAAAGACCACTGTCCAGTCCAACACCAAGAAAAG GCCCATGGAGAACAGTCCCCCCTCTGCGATGTTCTTCAAAGTGAAAAAGACCCAGGAGGTGTCCATGCCCTCTCAGAACGGGGAGCTGGCCCACGGGAAGAGTGAGAGGAAACAGCACAGCCACACCCAGCCTTCACAGCAGATTCACCAGTCCCAGCCAGTCCAGCTTCAGTCCCAGGAGTCCCACAGCACATCGTCTGATGCGGAGGGCAGTGAAAGTGAATGGGACAGCCTTCCCCCTTCTTTCCCCGACGAAGACCCAGAGCGAATGAGGCACA agCCAGGACGTAAACAGAAAACACCCAAGAAATTTACTGGAGAGCAGCCTTCAATATCTGGAACATTTGGATTGAAGG GTATGACTAAGGTGGAGGAGAAGCTGAAGGCGGGCCGTGCGAAGAGATCAGAGGGGACTGGGTTCAGTGAGGAGCCCCAGAGAAGACCGATTTCAAGTCAGTCCTCCAAGAAAGATCCAGCTACAAGCAGCTCTG GTGCTGACACCCAATGGCAGCGAGCAATCCACGAGCGAGGTGAAGTAGTGTGTCCCACCTGCTCCATTGTCACCAGGAAAACAATCCACGGCCTCAAGAAACACATGGAGATTTGCCAGAAG CTCCAGGATGCCCTGAAGTGCCAGCGGTGCCATAAACAGTTCCGGTCCAAGGCTGGCCTCAACTACCACACCATGGCTGAACACACTACCAAG CCCTTGGGGAGCGAAGGCCAGACGGGCGACAAGcacaaggagagagaaaggctGCGCCGAGTGCTCAAACAGATGGGACGAATCAAGTGTCCTAGTGAG ggCTGTTCAGCCCACTTTTCCAGCCTGATGGGCTACCAGTACCACCAGAAGCGTTGTGGAAGAGAGTTCTCTGACGATGAGAAGCCTGTGTTCCTGTGCCAGCACTGTGGAAAAACCTACCACTCCAAAGCTGGCAGAGACTACCATGTGCGTACCGAACACTCCTCAACTGTCACCACCACCATGacagccaccaccaccaccaacaacaacaacaaggaaatTATCACtgacaccaacaacaacactggcAAAGACAGG GTGGTCTCTGAGGAGTCTCCATCATTACGCATAAAGGAGCAAAGCCAGCTTGAGAAGAAGGATTGGCAGGAGAAAGCACCATCCGGCCAGCCTAAGGAGAAGGAAATAGAAGTGAGGGACAAGGAcagggaaaaggaaaaggagagggagCGAGTCAATGAAAAAGCAGCACAAACTGTGAGCCAGGGGGATGACTTTGAACGGACCCCAAGTGGCAGAGTGAGGCGCCGGTCAGCTCAGGTGGCAGTGTTCCACCTGCAGGAGATAGCAGAGGACGAGCTGGCCAAAGACTGGGGCACCAAGCGCCGCATCAAGGATGACCTGGTGCCTGATAGCAAGAGG TTAAACTACACCCGTCCTGGCCTCCCTAACTTCAGCCAAGAGCTATTAGAGACGTGGAAGAACCAAGTCAAGGAGAAGGGCTTCATCTGCTGCACCAATGAA aACTGTGAAGCTGTCTATTCCAGTGTATCAGGACTAAAAGCCCACCTTGCCAACTGCAGCCAG GGTGACGGAGAACTGGGAAAGTACACTTGTCTGATTTGTCAGAAGGAGTTTAGCTCAGAGAGCGGCGTGAAGTACCACATCAGCAAGACCCACTCACAG AACTGGTTTCGTGCAGCAGCCAATGAAGTGGTCTCCAATACCAAGAGTAAAGCGCCGGAGAACAATGGGATCAAAGCTGAGGTGAGGAACGGGGCCACCACTGGTAAGAAGAGGGGCCGCAAGCCCAAAGAGCGCCCCCCTGTGGTTGCGCCTCACCAAACACAAACTGAAGCACCAACCACTACTCAAAACTCAACACCTGGCGGGACCCCTTCATAG